TGGATTTTTTGGAGGCCGCGGCCTGGAGATCGGGTCCCAGTGTAGCAACACGGTCCGGATGGTACTGCCTCATGAGATTGCGGTAGGCCTTCTTGATTTCTGCTTCCGTCGCATCAGGTGTCAGTCCGAGCACACCGAAATAATACACATCATCCTTTTCCCCCGGCTTGTGCTTTCCTTCCTTGTGGCTGCGCTGGCGACGCTGCTCTCCCCCGGAACCTGAATGCCTGTCTCCTGATGTATCCTGCCGCGACTGCTCTTCCCCTGCCTCCCCTCGTTCTGCATTCCGCAGCTCCTCATCAAAATCATGCAGATCCTGATCCTCTTTTGAAAATGAGTCCACAACATCATTGATGCGGCTCTTGAGTATACGATTGAGACGGCGGAGGATCTGGGAGTAGCTCATATGGATTGCAGATTACAGATTACAGATGGCAGATCGCAAGTGTTGTTGGAGCGGGGATTGCATCCCCTGGTGTGTACCCGGGTGCTTACCATGACGGTGGAGGCAATCCCTGATTGGCCATGGAAAGATAGAAAAATTGAAAGATGGAAATATCATATCCGGACAGCATGTTTCCATCTTTCGATATTTCCATTTTTCGATGCAGAAACGGATCACTCGCCCAGGAGGGGGAGGAGGCGGGCGAGGGCGACGATGCCAGCGGTTTCACCGCGGAGACGACGGGGACCAAGACTGAGGATATCCGCTCCGTGATCGCGCAGCAGTGCGACTTCATCTTCGCTGAAGCCGCCTTCGGGTCCTACAAACAGGGCGATGGGAGTGTGGTCCCAATCCAGAGTTTCCGGCCTGGCATCAGGATCAGCGCTTTCATGCAAGAGGACAAGCCTTGACGCTTTATACTCTGCCGTAGCGCTGCTCAAATGGGTTGCATTGCGCACGGAGGGAATGCGTCCACGCTGGCACTGTTTCGCCGCCGTTGCCGCAAGCTTCTGCAGGCGATCGGATTTCACGCTTTTCGCCACGGTCCGCTGCGTATGCAGTGGGACAAAGGAGAACATGCCCAGTTCCGTGCCCTTCTCCACCAGCCAGTCCATTTTATGATGATTCTTCAGAATCCCCTGGCACAGCGTCACTTGCACCGGAGGTTCATGATATTCTTCGTGCAGTTCCGTGATACGGCAGTGAGTCTCGTCCCGCCCTATGACCTCGACCACCGCCTCAGCGACACGCCCGTCTCCCTGCGACAGCAGCACATGCTCACCCTCACGCAGCCTCAGCACGCGACTCAAATGCTTATGCTCCTCATCCCGCAGCACGGGGGTGGACAGGCTCTGGGTGTGGAATAGGTGCATGGGGTGCAGATTACAGATTACAGATTACAGATTACAGATTACAGATTACAGATTGCAGATTGCAGATTGCAGATTACAGATTACAGATTGCGCACTACAATGCGCAGGTGTCAAGGTAGCGGATGAAGCCTGCGATTTGGCGGCTTATGCTTTTCGCTCTCTCGACAAAGTCCTTATGCTCGGTATCAGAAATGTACTGCAAGCGTCTCGCCAGATGGAGCATGGATCTCACCTCACCAGCGGATCCCTTGGCGACACGTAGAAGATAACGAAACTCCTTTTTTGAATCCCTCTCATAGCCTTCAGCAATATTATTTGTTATCGATGTTGCTGCTCTGCGTATCTGGTCCAGAAATGCAAAATCCCTCCGAACGCGAGCAGTCTCCGAAAGGGTGTAAATCTGATCACAAAATTCCATACCGGCCTGATATACTGGCAATTCTTCAAACTCCCTATACATTGCACCTCCCAAATAATCGATCCTGAAACTTGAAATCTGCGATCTGGAATCAGGGATTGCTTCCCAAAAGCTGACAGACTTCGGGGACACCTCACGGGAAGCAATCCCCGCTCCTGCCGGGTTTGTTATCTGTAATCTGAAATCTGTAATCTGAAATCCTACCTCCCCCACCCCGATCATATTTCTATTATTCCATTATTCCATCTTTCCATACTTCGTTCAAGGCATTAATCCCATCACAGAATATGCCAAGCGTGGCAGGAAGAGCATTAGAACGACGTACCGACATCTATGATCCATTCGCCGCGGCGGGATTCGGACCAGGCGCGGTCGATGCGAAGGACGATGCCGTAGGGGAAGAGGAAGTGGAGGCCGGCGCCGTAGCCACGGGGCATGTCGCTGAACTCGGGACGTTCATCTTTGTTCCAGACGGTGCCGACGTCACCGAAGAGTGCGGCGTAGATACCGAGTTTCCAGGTTTGAAACTGACGGATGGGGACTTGCGGAACGTGGATGTAGAAGCGCGGGAGGATGGGGATGCGCAATTCGAGGAAGGCACCGGCGGAGTTCTCGCCTTCGATTTCCTCGTAGAAATGTCCACGGATGCGTTCGGAGAATCCGAAATACTGGTGTTCGTAATTGGGGATGGCGGGACCGCTGTTGAGCCGGGCGAAGGCGCGCATGGCGAGGGAGAGATCGCCGTAAAGAAGTTTGTACACGCGCGCATCGGCCTGGTATGAGAGCATGTCGACCATGCCGATACCGAAGCCTTTCTTCGCGATGTAAACAGAACCGTAGATCCCGCTGGTCGGATACTCAATCAGGTTGCGGGTGTCATGACTCGCGCCGAAACCGACGGTCAGGTAGCGATCGATGCCCATGTCGTTGATGGTGCGTCCGGTGCGGTTCTCCGTGACTTCGATATAATTGTACGCGGCGAAGAGCCAGATGCTTCGGAAGGCATCGAGACGTTTGCCCAACATCTGCGAGGCGGAGTAATGGATTTCATCGAAGTTGGGCCCCTCCCCTTTCGATTCCCTGCTCTTGTTGACGACTTTGGACCAGGAAAAACCTGTCTGTGTAAAAAGCTGATCGTCGCCGAAAATCCACGGATTGGAATAGCTCAGAGAAACCCATGGATTGTACCCGAGCACGAAGCCGCCGAAGATCTTCTCGTTGCGTCCACGGAAATTTTCATGCTTGACGCCGAGTCCGTAATACCAGTGATCCCAGTTGCGGTCGACGATACCGACAAGTGGAACGGGATAAAGGAACCATCGCTCGTCCACTTCGATCAGGAGTATGGTGCTGTCCATCGGCGGCCAGGTAATTTCGACGCGGTTGAA
This portion of the bacterium genome encodes:
- a CDS encoding J domain-containing protein → MSYSQILRRLNRILKSRINDVVDSFSKEDQDLHDFDEELRNAERGEAGEEQSRQDTSGDRHSGSGGEQRRQRSHKEGKHKPGEKDDVYYFGVLGLTPDATEAEIKKAYRNLMRQYHPDRVATLGPDLQAAASKKSMEINEAYHIIERRRGFK
- a CDS encoding 16S rRNA (uracil(1498)-N(3))-methyltransferase; amino-acid sequence: MHLFHTQSLSTPVLRDEEHKHLSRVLRLREGEHVLLSQGDGRVAEAVVEVIGRDETHCRITELHEEYHEPPVQVTLCQGILKNHHKMDWLVEKGTELGMFSFVPLHTQRTVAKSVKSDRLQKLAATAAKQCQRGRIPSVRNATHLSSATAEYKASRLVLLHESADPDARPETLDWDHTPIALFVGPEGGFSEDEVALLRDHGADILSLGPRRLRGETAGIVALARLLPLLGE
- a CDS encoding four helix bundle protein — encoded protein: MIGVGEVGFQITDFRLQITNPAGAGIASREVSPKSVSFWEAIPDSRSQISSFRIDYLGGAMYREFEELPVYQAGMEFCDQIYTLSETARVRRDFAFLDQIRRAATSITNNIAEGYERDSKKEFRYLLRVAKGSAGEVRSMLHLARRLQYISDTEHKDFVERAKSISRQIAGFIRYLDTCAL
- a CDS encoding BamA/TamA family outer membrane protein encodes the protein MAASLRRFLLSCIVVGFGLQVGVVLAQDDDTPSPPSAPVITGFAVMGNRVTKPEIILREVTLQVGDTIDTAEIEFAKSRIYSLGLFNRVEITWPPMDSTILLIEVDERWFLYPVPLVGIVDRNWDHWYYGLGVKHENFRGRNEKIFGGFVLGYNPWVSLSYSNPWIFGDDQLFTQTGFSWSKVVNKSRESKGEGPNFDEIHYSASQMLGKRLDAFRSIWLFAAYNYIEVTENRTGRTINDMGIDRYLTVGFGASHDTRNLIEYPTSGIYGSVYIAKKGFGIGMVDMLSYQADARVYKLLYGDLSLAMRAFARLNSGPAIPNYEHQYFGFSERIRGHFYEEIEGENSAGAFLELRIPILPRFYIHVPQVPIRQFQTWKLGIYAALFGDVGTVWNKDERPEFSDMPRGYGAGLHFLFPYGIVLRIDRAWSESRRGEWIIDVGTSF